The Natranaerobius trueperi DNA segment TAACCTTTTGGTGCCCACAATAAGAAAACACCAATGACTATAAAAGAAATACCGGCTCCAATCTTGAGAATATGTTCAGGTACCAATTTAGATAAATAATGTCCAAGAGTAACACCAATTAATGCAGAAAGTACTAAAGCAGTTGAAGCTCCGATAAAAACACCTATAGCAGATTTTTTTTGTGTGGCAAGTAACATAGTGGCTAGTTGAGTTTTATCACCCAATTCAGCTAAAAATACTAATAAAAAAGTGACAAAAATACTTTCGAACATTAGTCCTCTCCTCCCTATAAAAAAGCTTAATTATAATTATTGCAATAAAGGGCCACCTATTCCTGACATACTATTGAAAGTTAGTTATCAATTCCGTTATAATAGAACAGACGGCTAAAAGGGGGGGCTTTTTTGAAAAATTCTAAAAACTTCATTACAGTAATTATCTATTTTTTTATTATAATTATATTTTTAACAACTAGTAATTCAAAAAGTTTTGCTAGACATCAAGATCAACCCGAGATTACGTCAGAAACAGCTGTTTTAATGGAAATGGATTCTGGAAAGGTTCTTTTTGATAAAGATAAACATAGAAAAATGCATCCTGCTAGTACGACTAAAATAATGACCTCTCTTTTATTAATGGAAAACTGTTCATTAAGAGAAATAGTAGAGGTAAGTCCTAAAGCTTACGGAACACCGGGTTCTTCCATGTATTTAGGGCTTGATGATAAAATAAGTGTCAGAAATTTGTTATATGGTATAATGGTTCAGTCAGCTAATGATGGAGCAATAGCTGCAGCGGAGCATGTTTCCGGTTCTGTAGAGGAGTTTGCTAACAAAATGAATGAACGTGCAAAAGAATTAGGTGCTATTAATACAAGCTATAAAAATCCACATGGACTGACAGAGAAAGGGCATAAGACTAGTGCTTTTGATTTAGCTGTAATTACCAGAGAAGCATTACAGAACCCTAAATTTCGTAAAATAGCTAAAACTAACAATATAACTATACCCTGGCCTGATAAAGAAGAGGAAAGAATGCTCGTAAGTAGAAATCAATTATTAAATAATTATGAAGGAGCTATAGGTGTAAAAACTGGTTACACACGAGCTGCTAATCGTACTTTTGTAGCTGCTGCTGAACGAGATGATATGACCTTGATTGCTGTACTAATGTCTGCTACAGGTGATGTGATATTTGAAGATGCTAAAACTCTTTTGGATTATGGCTTTGATAATTACCTTAACACAAAGTTAATGGAAAAAGACGATATATTAAAAGAGGTTAGTATAATAAATGGGGCACAGAAATCTCCCTTAATTGTTAAAGAAGATGTGAAACTTCCTATATCTAAAAGTCGTACAGAAGTAAAACAAGAATTGGAGCTAAAAAAATCAATAAAAGCACCAATTGAACAAGGAAAGAAAGCAGGAACGGTTAAGTGGATTGCTGATGGCGAAGAACTAATAAGTACTTCTGTTTATTTTGGAGAGGATATTAACCAGGCAATAAATACTAGATGGTGGTTTAGAGCTAGTTTAGGTGGAATTGTACTTATGGTTAGTTATATAACCATTGAAAAAGTTAAAAAGAAAAAATCATCAAAAAGACAGAAAGAACGATTCAAAAGAAAATATCGATATTAACAATTAAGTTAAAGTTTTTGGAAAGGGGTTGAGTAGATGGAGAGAATGAATTCATTGAACAATGTTAATAATTGGAGTATAAACAGCGACCGACGGCTTTACTCAGCAAATCATGATGAGATACTAAAAGGTGGTACCACAGATATATATTTTGTACGGACCCAAGAAATTCTCAATTACATGGATTTAGTAGATAAAGAGGTTACTGTTGAAATCTTTGCATCTAAGCCTGGATTAATGGCTGGGACAGAGGAAGCTATGGGGCTGTTGGCTGATGACAATAATCTGAAGGTATGGGCTTTGCCTGAAGGAGAATCCTTTGAAGCTAAAGAGGCTGTAATGAGAATAACAGGTCCTTATAGCCAAGTAGGAATTTACGAAACGCCTTTATTAGGGATATTAGCATCTTCAGCTGGCTGGGCTAAAGCAGCGAAAGAATGTCGCGACGCTGCGGGTCCTGATAAAAAGTTGATTTGTTTTGGAGCTAGACATCTCCACCCAGCTGTAGCTCCTGTGATGGAAAGATCAGCACTGGTAGCTGGATTTGATGGTTGTAGTTGTATACTTGGTGCAAAACTTATGGGAAAACAACCTACAGGTACAGTACCACATGCAGTGTTCTTGATAGTCGGGGATACTTTGAAAGTTGCTAGGGCTTATCATGAATCTATGCCGAGTGGTGATCCACGTATTGTGTTAGTTGATACATTTAAAGATGAAGCCGAAGAATCTTTAAGGTTAGCTAGATCATTATCAGAAAACTTAAATGGTGTAAGATTAGATACCCCTTCAGAACGAGGTGGTGTAACGTCAGGCTTAGTACGTGAAGTACGAGCGCGCCTTAACCAGGAAGGTTATTCACATGTTAACATACTGGCTTCAGGTGGTATTACACCTGAACGAATAACAGAATTAAAAGATGAAGGCGTTGATGCTTTTGGGGTAGGAAGTTATATTGCAGGATCAAGAGCTAATGATATGACAATGGATATTAAAGAAGTTGAAGGCGAACCTGTAGCCAAGAGAGGTAGGATCCCCGGGCTTTCAAAAACTGATAGAATCATACGTTATAAATAAATACTTAATTGGGCACTCCTAGTAGGAGTGCCTTTTTTTGTTTTTGTATAGAACCCAACTTATTTGGAAAAAATATCTATATGTGATTAAAGATAGGAGGAATTTTTGCATGGGAGAAAAGTCAGTAGGTAATTTAGTTATAATTGGAGGTAATGAAGATAAGGAAGAGGACTGCTTGATTCTTAAAAAAATAGTTGATCTTGCTGGTGGTAAAGATAGTGAGATAGCAGTGATCCCGACTGCAACATTATATCCTCAAGAAGCTGGCTTACAGTACCAAGATATATTTTATGACCTAGGTGCATCAAAAGTTGAAGTGCTAGATATACAGACAAGAGAACATGCAAATTCACCTGATATAAGTGAAAAATTAAACAAGTTTACAGGTGTATTTTTTACTGGTGGTGATCAGTTAAGAATTACAAGTATATTAGGAGGAACAAAGTTTGATGGTGTCCTTCATGAGTGTTATAGATCCGGAACCGTTATTGCAGGCACCAGTGCAGGTGCGGCTGCTATTACAGATACTATGATTGTAGAAGGTATAGATGAAACTTCCCCTGCAAAAAATTCTGTTGCATTATCTCATGGATTAGGTTTTTTAAAAGAAGCTGCTATAGATCAACATTTTGCACAACGAGGTCGAATAGGACGCTTATTATCAGCTGTAGCACAAAACCCATTTATAATTGGTTTAGGGATTGATGAGGATACAGCTGTAGTAGTGAATGATAAAAGTCAAATGAGTGTTGAGGGAAGTGGAACTGTAACTGTAATCGATGGTCAAACTATCGCTAATACAAATGTATCAGAAGAAGCAGATAACCAACCGTTAGCTTTAACTAATTTGACACTTCATGTGTTACCAGCAAACTATTCATTTGACTTATATCATCGGAAATCACTTCTAAATAAGGAGGAAGGATAATGGAAATTAGAAGTGTTAAAAAAATACAGGGAAAAAATATTTATAGTCACCATCCTGTATTAATAGCTAATTTACACCTTGGTGAATTAAAGGATGTTACATCAGATCAGTTTTTATGGATACATAATAGATTAAAAGAGATATTGCCTGATATACGAGAGCATAGATGCTCTAGAGGTTATCCTGGTGGCTTTTTAGAGCGTGTAAGAGAAGGAACATTAGCAGGTCATATTGTAGAACATGTAACTTTAGAATTAATGAATTTAGCAGGTATAGGGACATATTATGGTACAACGCGTAGAGGTGATGAACCTGGGGTATATAAAGTGGTTATAGAACAAGTGAATGAAGCTGGAGCAGAATTAGCGCTTCGGTGTGCAGTAGAAGTAGTAGAAAAAATGATTAATGGAGAAAAGATTGAGATTGAAAAGATCATATGTGAAATAAAAGAAGAAGTAAATGAAACAAAACTAGGTCCTAGTACAGAAGCGATTTTAAATGCTGCTAAAGAGAAAAATATTCCTTACATAAGTTTAGACGATGCTAGTATGTACCAATTAGGAACTGGTATATACCAAAAAAGAATTCAAGCAACTGTGACAGATAAATCTTCTGTTATTGGAGTTGATGTTGCTTGTGATAAAACTCAAACTAATAAAGTTTTAGACGATTTAGGAATTCCAGTACCATATGGAAAAGTAGCGAGGGAAGAAGATGAAGCTGTTAAGGTATGTGAAGAAATAGGATACCCAACAGTTATTAAGCCTAGAGATGGGAATCAAGGTAAAGGAGTTACTCTAAATATTACAACTGAGAAAGAAGCAAGAACTGCTTTTAAAGTTGCATTAGGATATGGAGATGAAGTTATAGTAGAACAACACATAGAAGGAAAGCATTACAGGTTGCTAGTAGTAGGAGATAAGTTAGTAGCAGGAGCTCAAAGAATTCCAGCCCATGTTATAGGTGACGGAGAGCATTCTATCAGAGAACTTGTGGATCTAGAAAATAGAAATCCTTTACGGGGAGCTGGTCATGAAAAACCATTATCAAAAATCCAATTAGATCCTGTAGTGAATATGGTTTTAGCTCGAAATAACATGACAATGAATTATGTTCCAAAACTAGAAGAAACAGTGTATCTTAGAGAGAGTGCTAATTTGAGTACTGGTGGTACGAGTATAGATGTAACAGATATAATTCCTGAAGAGACTAAAGAAACTGCGATTAGAGCGGTAAAAGTTATAGGGCTTGATATTGGTGGTGTTGATTTAGTTACGAAAGATATTTCTAAACCAATGGAGTCCGAGAACAGTGCAATAATTGAGATTAATGCAGCCCCTGGAATAAGAATGCATGAACATCCCACTGAAGGTAAACCACGTCCTACAGGGAAGTATATTATTGATCACCTTTTTCCTGATCAAAAAGATGTTAGAGCTCCTATTATTTCAGTGACCGGTACTAATGGTAAAACAACAACTGTTAGGGCAATAGATTATATTTTAAGAAGTGCAGGGAAAAAAGTTGGTACAACAACTACTGAAGGAATCTACATTAACGGAAAACAGATAATTTCTGGAGATACAACTGGACCTAAAAGTGCTAAAACTATTTTAAAAGATCCTCAAGTTGAGGCCTGTGTATTTGAAACTGCTCGAGGAGGATTAGCAAGAGAAGGTTTAGGTTATTTAGATGCAAAAGTAGCAATAGTAACTAATATAGACTCGGATCATATTGGACAAGACGGAATTGAAACTATTAATGATTTAATATATGTAAAAAGCCTTGTAGTAGAAGCTGTAGAAAAAGAAGGTAAAGTAATTTTAAATGCCGATGACAAATACGTGAAGCATTTTCTAGAAAGAGCTCGTGCTGAAGTAATTTTCTTTTCTAAGGAATCGAACAACTATTATATTAGAAAACATTTAAGTATTGGCGGAAAAGCCTTATTTATCAAGAATGGGGACATTATATTTGCTTACGGTAATGTTGAAAATCGACTTGGAAAATTAGAAGAATTACCTTTAACTCTTGGAGGAATAGCCGAGCATAATGTTGAAAATGCTTTAGCTTCTCTAGCAAGTGTGATAGGTTTTGGTTTGAAATCGCAAGATGCTTATGAGTACTTACAAGAATTATCCCCGTCTTATGATAACACTCCGGGGAGATGCAATATTTTTAGATGTGAGAACAAACTGATTCTTGTTGACTACGGTCATAACCCTGCAGGGATAGAAAAAGTCATGAATTTAGCCAAAAATATATCTAAAGACAGGTTGGTAAGTGTAGTAGGAGTACCTGGAGACAGAAATAATGATTTAATAAAAGAAACTGGAGAAGTTGTAAAAGGTTATAGAGATTGTTTAAAAAAAGTGATAGTAAAGGAGGACGAAGACCTTCGAGGAAGGAAAGCAGGTGAAGTGGCAGACTTACTAGTAACTTCTCTTGAAACTGAAATGTCAGAAGAGTTATTAATTGAGAAAAAATTATGTGAAACAGAAGCTATTAAGAAAGCCGTGCAGGAGGCTAGCGAGCAAGAATTGGTTGTAGTTTTTTATGAAAAGTTGGATAGTTTTTTTGAAGCTGCCAAAGAATTAGGAATTGAACCAACTCCAGTACCGATAGATCAAGTATACTCGAACAAGGAAGAATATAAAAAGGTTTTACCCTCGTCTAGTTAATGTTATGATAGAACAAAAGTATATAAAGAGGTGTTTAGGGTGAGGGATAAAACTATTAAGGTAGAGGCTCCTGCTAAAATCAACCTATACTTAGATGTGTTAGAAAAAAGATTTGATGGGTATCATGAAGTGAAAATGGTTATGCAAACAGTTTCTCTTTGTGATAGACTAACCATATCAGTGGATAAAAGTTTAGAGGATGTGCAATTAGAAGTTATAAATGCTGATATTCCTGAAAATGACGATAATCTTATTATTAAGTCAATTAGGTTATTACAAGAATACTATCAAATACCACCACTAAAGATTGTAGTTGACAAAGAGATTCCTGTAGCTGCAGGATTAGCGGGTGGTAGTAGTGATGCTGCTGCTACCATTTGGGGGATAGCAGAATTATTAGAACTTCAGATAAAACAAGAACAATTAGCTTATCTAGCCTCTGAAATTGGTTCTGATGTACCTTTCTGTTTATTAGGGGGAACAAGCTTGGCTGAAGGACGTGGTGAAAAGTTGACTAATGCTTCAACTCTTCCACAGTGCTATATTCTACTTGTAAAACCACCGTTTGGTGTTAGTACAGGACAAGTATATAAAGCGGTTAACCCAACTGATGAAGCGGATTCTAGAGCTGACAAAATTATTTCAGCCTTGTCAAAAGGGAGTCTGTATAAAGTTATAGAAAACATGTATAATAAAATGGAGAATGTCGTTTTCGGGTGGCACCCTGAATTGTTAGATTTAACTAAGCGTCTATTAGACTTTGGTGCTTTAACTGTAAGAATGAGTGGAAGTGGTCCAACTATTTTTGGTGTGTTCGAAAGTTATTTAGATGCATATAATGTTAAAAAAAGCTTACTTAAGGAAATGCCTGAACACGAGATATTTCTCACGACACCACGCGACAAGGGCGTGGGAAAGGAGCATTGATATGGTGAAATGTGTAGTGCTTGCAGGAAGCTCCGAATCTTCAAAAGAGATAGCATTAATTTCAAGTACATCTGAATATGTGACTAATAAAGCCTTTCTTGAGATTAATGGAAAACCAATGATTCGTTACATTATTTCAGCTCTAGAAGAATCGGAGTATGTAAAAGAAATTGTAGTTGTAGGACCAGTAGATAGTTTAAATAATTGTCTTTCTAATTTTACTGGTACTGTAGTAGAGGAACATGAGTCAGGAAAAGTATTAGATAATGTAATAAAAGGAATACAAAAAATTAACGCAACAGAAAATATTTTGGTAGTAACCTCTGATATTCCACTAATTACTTCAAAAGCAATAGATGATTTTGTCCGTTCCTGTAATAATAAATTTGATTTATTTTATCCTGTTATTCCAAAAGAACAGAATAATCTGAGATTTCCTGGTGTTGAAAGAACTTATGTAAACTTAATAGATGGTAATTTTACTGGAGGAAATATATTTTATTTAAATCCTCAAAAAATTAGACCTTGTTATGAATCAGTAGATAGATTAATAGGACAAAGGAAAAACCCATTTCGATTAGCTATGAACTTTGGTGTTGGCTTTTTAACCCAATTTTTATTAGGAAAGTTATCATTAAATCAGGCTGAACAAAAAATTTCTCAGATTTTAAATATTAAAGTAAAAGTTATAGTTTCTACACATCCAGAGTTAGGTATAGATATTGATAAAATTAGTGATTTGAAACTTGCTCAGGAAATCATTTCTGACGAAGCTTGTGTTTAGCTAGATGAAAGAGGTGGCAAAATGACAAGTATAAAGCAATCAAAGACGAAAAGAATATTTTTTATGACACAAAAGCTTATGTCTAATCCAGGTAAAACCATTTCATTGAAGTATTTCGTAGACAACCTTGGTGCAGCTAAATCAACTATTAGTGAGGACTTGGCCCAAATAAAGAACTACTTAGAAGAATCAGGTGAAGGAACATTGTATACTCTTGCAGGAAAGCATGGTGGAATTAAATTTATACCAAGACAGTCAAGTGAAACTATAGCAAATACTCTCTCCGAATTAGAAAATAGATTAACAGACCAAAAACGTATTTTACCTGGTGGATATTTGTACATGAGTGATATAGTCTCTGATCCTGACTTGCTTAAAAAGGTAGGGGGAATCTTTGCGGGATACTTTATAAATGATCAACCAGATATTGTTTTAACAATTGAAACAAAGGGTATTTTATTAGCAGGTGTTAC contains these protein-coding regions:
- a CDS encoding TMEM165/GDT1 family protein, yielding MFESIFVTFLLVFLAELGDKTQLATMLLATQKKSAIGVFIGASTALVLSALIGVTLGHYLSKLVPEHILKIGAGISFIVIGVFLLWAPKG
- a CDS encoding D-alanyl-D-alanine carboxypeptidase family protein: MKNSKNFITVIIYFFIIIIFLTTSNSKSFARHQDQPEITSETAVLMEMDSGKVLFDKDKHRKMHPASTTKIMTSLLLMENCSLREIVEVSPKAYGTPGSSMYLGLDDKISVRNLLYGIMVQSANDGAIAAAEHVSGSVEEFANKMNERAKELGAINTSYKNPHGLTEKGHKTSAFDLAVITREALQNPKFRKIAKTNNITIPWPDKEEERMLVSRNQLLNNYEGAIGVKTGYTRAANRTFVAAAERDDMTLIAVLMSATGDVIFEDAKTLLDYGFDNYLNTKLMEKDDILKEVSIINGAQKSPLIVKEDVKLPISKSRTEVKQELELKKSIKAPIEQGKKAGTVKWIADGEELISTSVYFGEDINQAINTRWWFRASLGGIVLMVSYITIEKVKKKKSSKRQKERFKRKYRY
- a CDS encoding nicotinate phosphoribosyltransferase; the protein is MERMNSLNNVNNWSINSDRRLYSANHDEILKGGTTDIYFVRTQEILNYMDLVDKEVTVEIFASKPGLMAGTEEAMGLLADDNNLKVWALPEGESFEAKEAVMRITGPYSQVGIYETPLLGILASSAGWAKAAKECRDAAGPDKKLICFGARHLHPAVAPVMERSALVAGFDGCSCILGAKLMGKQPTGTVPHAVFLIVGDTLKVARAYHESMPSGDPRIVLVDTFKDEAEESLRLARSLSENLNGVRLDTPSERGGVTSGLVREVRARLNQEGYSHVNILASGGITPERITELKDEGVDAFGVGSYIAGSRANDMTMDIKEVEGEPVAKRGRIPGLSKTDRIIRYK
- a CDS encoding cyanophycinase, which codes for MGEKSVGNLVIIGGNEDKEEDCLILKKIVDLAGGKDSEIAVIPTATLYPQEAGLQYQDIFYDLGASKVEVLDIQTREHANSPDISEKLNKFTGVFFTGGDQLRITSILGGTKFDGVLHECYRSGTVIAGTSAGAAAITDTMIVEGIDETSPAKNSVALSHGLGFLKEAAIDQHFAQRGRIGRLLSAVAQNPFIIGLGIDEDTAVVVNDKSQMSVEGSGTVTVIDGQTIANTNVSEEADNQPLALTNLTLHVLPANYSFDLYHRKSLLNKEEG
- the cphA gene encoding cyanophycin synthetase; translated protein: MEIRSVKKIQGKNIYSHHPVLIANLHLGELKDVTSDQFLWIHNRLKEILPDIREHRCSRGYPGGFLERVREGTLAGHIVEHVTLELMNLAGIGTYYGTTRRGDEPGVYKVVIEQVNEAGAELALRCAVEVVEKMINGEKIEIEKIICEIKEEVNETKLGPSTEAILNAAKEKNIPYISLDDASMYQLGTGIYQKRIQATVTDKSSVIGVDVACDKTQTNKVLDDLGIPVPYGKVAREEDEAVKVCEEIGYPTVIKPRDGNQGKGVTLNITTEKEARTAFKVALGYGDEVIVEQHIEGKHYRLLVVGDKLVAGAQRIPAHVIGDGEHSIRELVDLENRNPLRGAGHEKPLSKIQLDPVVNMVLARNNMTMNYVPKLEETVYLRESANLSTGGTSIDVTDIIPEETKETAIRAVKVIGLDIGGVDLVTKDISKPMESENSAIIEINAAPGIRMHEHPTEGKPRPTGKYIIDHLFPDQKDVRAPIISVTGTNGKTTTVRAIDYILRSAGKKVGTTTTEGIYINGKQIISGDTTGPKSAKTILKDPQVEACVFETARGGLAREGLGYLDAKVAIVTNIDSDHIGQDGIETINDLIYVKSLVVEAVEKEGKVILNADDKYVKHFLERARAEVIFFSKESNNYYIRKHLSIGGKALFIKNGDIIFAYGNVENRLGKLEELPLTLGGIAEHNVENALASLASVIGFGLKSQDAYEYLQELSPSYDNTPGRCNIFRCENKLILVDYGHNPAGIEKVMNLAKNISKDRLVSVVGVPGDRNNDLIKETGEVVKGYRDCLKKVIVKEDEDLRGRKAGEVADLLVTSLETEMSEELLIEKKLCETEAIKKAVQEASEQELVVVFYEKLDSFFEAAKELGIEPTPVPIDQVYSNKEEYKKVLPSSS
- the ispE gene encoding 4-(cytidine 5'-diphospho)-2-C-methyl-D-erythritol kinase, which codes for MRDKTIKVEAPAKINLYLDVLEKRFDGYHEVKMVMQTVSLCDRLTISVDKSLEDVQLEVINADIPENDDNLIIKSIRLLQEYYQIPPLKIVVDKEIPVAAGLAGGSSDAAATIWGIAELLELQIKQEQLAYLASEIGSDVPFCLLGGTSLAEGRGEKLTNASTLPQCYILLVKPPFGVSTGQVYKAVNPTDEADSRADKIISALSKGSLYKVIENMYNKMENVVFGWHPELLDLTKRLLDFGALTVRMSGSGPTIFGVFESYLDAYNVKKSLLKEMPEHEIFLTTPRDKGVGKEH
- a CDS encoding nucleotidyltransferase family protein, coding for MVKCVVLAGSSESSKEIALISSTSEYVTNKAFLEINGKPMIRYIISALEESEYVKEIVVVGPVDSLNNCLSNFTGTVVEEHESGKVLDNVIKGIQKINATENILVVTSDIPLITSKAIDDFVRSCNNKFDLFYPVIPKEQNNLRFPGVERTYVNLIDGNFTGGNIFYLNPQKIRPCYESVDRLIGQRKNPFRLAMNFGVGFLTQFLLGKLSLNQAEQKISQILNIKVKVIVSTHPELGIDIDKISDLKLAQEIISDEACV
- the purR gene encoding pur operon repressor, producing MTSIKQSKTKRIFFMTQKLMSNPGKTISLKYFVDNLGAAKSTISEDLAQIKNYLEESGEGTLYTLAGKHGGIKFIPRQSSETIANTLSELENRLTDQKRILPGGYLYMSDIVSDPDLLKKVGGIFAGYFINDQPDIVLTIETKGILLAGVTADYLGIPLAIARNNSRVTEGAVISINYISGSSNKIQTMSLPTRAIEKNSRVLLIDDFMKQGGTLKGLKNLTKEFESKVVGKGVLLERGQAQDKLITDYLSFGIINKIDEEYKDIDLRMNLPEKFIRN